A stretch of the Arachis stenosperma cultivar V10309 chromosome 6, arast.V10309.gnm1.PFL2, whole genome shotgun sequence genome encodes the following:
- the LOC130936601 gene encoding cationic amino acid transporter 2, vacuolar-like: protein MGSFKFFTRRKQVDSVEVETKGLLAKELTVPHLIAIGVGSAIGAGVYVPVGPITREEAAAEGKEKVGKEDKEEKAARAYDLAALSFLLVGIAAALSSFCYMQNLQVAALLLRVHITIHTYALEKVSSSVQKHMLAEVG from the exons ATGGGGTCCTTCAAATTTTTTACCAGAAGAAAGCAAGTTGATTCTGTAGAAGTCGAAACCAAGGGTCTCCTTGCCAAGGAGTTAACTGTTCCTCATCTAATTGCAATTG GTGTTGGTTCAGCAATTGGTGCTGGAGTGTATGTTCCTGTTGGACCGATTACAAGAGAGGAAGCAGCTGCAGAAGGGAAGGAAAAAGTAGGAAAGGAGGACAAG GAAGAGAAAGCGGCCAGAGCTTATGATCTCGCTGCTCTTTCATTTCTGTTGGTGGGAATAGCAGCTGCTCTTTCATCATTTTGTTATATGCAGAACTTGCAAGTTGCTGCCCTTCTGCTGAGAGTACATATCACTATTCATACATATGCCTTGGAGAAGG TTTCCTCTTCTGTCCAAAAGCACATGCTTGCAGAAGTTGGTTAG